The following are encoded in a window of bacterium genomic DNA:
- a CDS encoding sugar phosphate isomerase/epimerase, protein MRLCWNDGFGGPLKDMKPEEAKVYYDMGFRVVGINSGDAEATDADIDRAKNIINDAGLMPGPFGGGRTTFHPDPAVCREYKRDLAKVLRIAGKLGCPTIRISGGSWDPANRWMHHPDNFSQKSLDLFIENTRELVPAAEDNGVTICPETTQWTIINNIERMKEFVDRIDSPYVKVVFDSVNHMNAERVYDSGRFVRCAVATLGDRIGVFHVKDVMVQDKLLVVHIDEAKMGTGLFDHEALIKVSTQLEPWKTFSLEHISDRNLIKPAYDYIQSVASRIGHTWSDPRCTRERFEKGLCK, encoded by the coding sequence ATGAGACTGTGCTGGAATGACGGGTTTGGCGGCCCGTTGAAAGATATGAAGCCCGAAGAGGCAAAAGTCTACTATGACATGGGATTCCGTGTTGTCGGTATCAATTCGGGCGATGCCGAAGCCACCGATGCGGACATCGACCGCGCGAAGAACATTATCAATGATGCGGGTCTCATGCCCGGGCCCTTCGGCGGGGGAAGAACGACCTTTCATCCCGATCCCGCCGTCTGCCGGGAATATAAACGCGATCTGGCAAAGGTACTGCGCATCGCCGGAAAACTGGGATGCCCGACCATACGGATTTCCGGCGGGAGCTGGGATCCGGCCAACCGGTGGATGCATCACCCCGACAATTTTTCCCAGAAATCGCTCGACCTGTTCATCGAGAACACACGGGAGCTGGTCCCGGCTGCGGAAGACAACGGAGTTACGATCTGCCCCGAAACGACACAGTGGACAATAATAAACAATATCGAGCGGATGAAGGAGTTTGTCGACCGCATCGATTCGCCGTACGTGAAGGTTGTTTTCGACTCGGTCAACCACATGAACGCCGAACGTGTCTACGATTCGGGCCGTTTTGTACGGTGCGCCGTCGCGACGCTCGGGGACAGGATCGGGGTGTTCCATGTCAAGGATGTCATGGTTCAGGACAAGCTCCTCGTCGTGCACATCGACGAGGCGAAAATGGGTACAGGCCTGTTCGATCATGAGGCGCTCATAAAAGTGTCCACACAGCTCGAACCATGGAAAACATTTTCCCTGGAGCACATCAGCGACAGAAATCTGATAAAACCGGCGTACGACTATATTCAGAGTGTCGCCTCACGTATAGGACATACATGGTCCGATCCCCGCTGCACCCGTGAACGGTTTGAAAAGGGGCTCTGCAAATGA
- a CDS encoding DUF72 domain-containing protein, translating to MPGTSVPAGNANHESAHGMIAIGTSGFSFRDWKGVFYPGDIKPADMLGYYARYFSAVEINTTYYGIPSPKTFERMVGATPDTFEFMVKTNKATTHDLKDADIYPSFAESLAPIRESGRLSGILAQFPWRFRNTQENRRYLAEMSDRYNDAPLFVEFRHDSWNRDEVFDFLRRSGLFFVSVDEPPMGNMMPPVAVATGDKAYVRFHGRNRETWWGDSGDRYDYNYSEDELGEWIDKVEELEKTVWKLYAFFNNCHQGYAVRNALMFRDLMKRKGMDFLTGLDSDAAVNPVDS from the coding sequence ATGCCCGGAACATCCGTACCGGCCGGAAACGCTAACCATGAGAGTGCCCACGGTATGATTGCCATCGGAACATCTGGTTTCAGCTTCAGGGACTGGAAGGGTGTTTTTTATCCCGGGGATATAAAACCAGCCGATATGCTCGGGTATTATGCCCGCTATTTTTCCGCGGTCGAGATAAATACGACGTATTATGGAATACCATCGCCGAAAACATTCGAACGCATGGTCGGCGCGACTCCCGATACCTTCGAGTTCATGGTGAAAACCAACAAGGCAACGACCCACGATCTCAAGGATGCCGATATTTACCCGTCATTCGCGGAATCTCTGGCACCGATCAGGGAGTCCGGGCGTCTTTCGGGAATACTGGCTCAGTTTCCCTGGCGGTTCCGGAATACGCAGGAGAACAGGCGTTATCTTGCCGAGATGTCGGATCGTTACAACGATGCACCCCTTTTTGTCGAGTTCCGTCACGACAGCTGGAACCGTGATGAAGTCTTCGACTTTCTGAGAAGGTCGGGGCTCTTTTTTGTCTCGGTGGATGAGCCCCCGATGGGAAACATGATGCCGCCGGTTGCCGTGGCGACGGGTGATAAAGCCTATGTTCGGTTTCATGGCAGGAACAGGGAAACATGGTGGGGAGATTCGGGTGACCGGTACGATTACAATTATTCGGAAGATGAGCTCGGTGAATGGATCGATAAAGTGGAGGAGCTCGAAAAAACGGTCTGGAAACTCTACGCGTTTTTCAACAACTGTCATCAGGGATATGCCGTACGAAATGCATTGATGTTCCGTGATCTCATGAAACGGAAGGGAATGGATTTCCTGACCGGACTCGACAGCGATGCGGCGGTTAACCCGGTCGATTCATGA
- the mtnA gene encoding S-methyl-5-thioribose-1-phosphate isomerase: protein MPVETLRWTDNALDIIDQRLLPVREVRILLRKTGEVCDAIKTLAVRGAPAIGVAAAYGVVVAALEKCDRDYIRSSITRLRGTRPTAVNLFYALDRMESEIDTAFESSDPVKVLLDTARAIHEEDDRICRELSCHGAELLSDGDTVLTHCNAGGLATSGYGTALGIVYAAIGEGKHIRVYADETRPLLQGARLTAWELAKNGVDVTVICDNMAAAVLREGRINHVIVGADRIAVNGDTANKIGTYGLSVCAREHGVPFYVAAPLTSFDFSIASGAGIPIEERDASEINTINGVRTAPCDVSFYNPAFDVTPAENISAIVSEKGIAVPPFEPVLKSWNARNIRTGRKR from the coding sequence ATGCCTGTCGAAACGCTCCGCTGGACTGACAACGCCCTCGATATCATCGATCAGCGTCTCCTTCCCGTACGCGAGGTACGGATACTACTCAGAAAGACCGGGGAAGTCTGCGACGCCATCAAAACCCTTGCTGTCCGTGGCGCACCCGCAATAGGTGTTGCGGCGGCCTATGGAGTTGTTGTCGCGGCTCTGGAGAAATGCGACAGGGATTATATCCGGTCTTCGATTACACGTCTCCGGGGGACGCGTCCCACGGCGGTGAACCTTTTTTATGCGCTCGACCGTATGGAGTCGGAAATCGATACGGCGTTTGAATCCTCCGACCCGGTGAAGGTGCTTCTTGATACGGCGCGAGCCATCCACGAGGAAGACGACAGGATATGCCGTGAGCTTTCCTGTCATGGCGCGGAATTGCTTTCCGATGGCGATACGGTACTTACGCACTGTAATGCCGGAGGACTGGCGACATCGGGTTACGGCACCGCGCTCGGTATCGTGTATGCCGCCATCGGGGAGGGGAAACACATCCGTGTGTATGCCGATGAAACCCGCCCTCTTCTGCAGGGGGCCCGTCTCACTGCGTGGGAACTGGCGAAAAACGGCGTGGATGTTACCGTTATCTGCGACAACATGGCTGCGGCAGTGCTCAGGGAGGGAAGGATAAATCACGTCATCGTCGGGGCTGACAGAATAGCGGTTAACGGCGATACAGCAAATAAAATCGGAACATACGGCCTTTCCGTCTGCGCCCGTGAGCATGGCGTACCGTTTTATGTGGCGGCGCCGCTGACCAGTTTCGACTTTTCCATCGCTTCCGGCGCCGGAATTCCCATAGAGGAGCGTGACGCTTCCGAGATTAATACCATCAACGGTGTCCGGACCGCTCCTTGCGACGTATCATTTTACAATCCCGCCTTCGATGTGACACCGGCGGAGAATATATCCGCGATCGTTTCGGAAAAAGGCATTGCGGTTCCTCCCTTTGAACCGGTGCTGAAAAGCTGGAATGCCCGGAACATCCGTACCGGCCGGAAACGCTAA
- a CDS encoding PfkB family carbohydrate kinase, with product MSIVAVGSIALDDVVTEAGSVTNAPGGSALYFSAAASLFAPVHLVGVVGDDFPREEIEFLERRGVNLDNLHVIGGGKTFRWSGEYELDMNKRRTTNLELNVFQDFNPVLNDTARKAPYVFLGNIGPELQMQVLDQTENPRFVALDTMECYISGNSAGLCDVLKRIDLLFINDSEAQILTGASNLLKAGRILLTMGPHSVIIKKGEHGSLLFGNDTFFTIPAYPVETVADPTGAGDTFAGAVMGYCARTGSTTTEALKKAVVYGGLVASFGVEDFSLDALRDITFADVEKRMDRFRAITSF from the coding sequence ATGAGTATCGTTGCAGTAGGCTCCATCGCCCTCGATGATGTTGTCACCGAAGCGGGGTCGGTTACCAATGCTCCCGGTGGTTCGGCGCTTTATTTTTCCGCTGCCGCTTCTCTCTTCGCTCCGGTGCACCTTGTGGGAGTTGTCGGGGACGATTTTCCCCGTGAAGAGATCGAGTTTCTCGAACGGCGCGGAGTGAATCTCGATAATCTGCATGTAATCGGAGGCGGTAAAACGTTCAGATGGTCGGGAGAATATGAACTCGATATGAATAAACGCCGGACTACAAACCTCGAGCTCAACGTGTTTCAGGATTTTAATCCCGTTCTCAATGATACCGCCCGTAAAGCGCCGTACGTTTTCCTCGGCAATATCGGCCCCGAGCTCCAGATGCAGGTGCTTGACCAGACCGAGAATCCGCGGTTTGTCGCCCTGGACACGATGGAATGCTACATCAGCGGTAATTCCGCCGGGCTATGCGATGTTTTGAAGAGAATCGACCTTCTCTTTATCAACGATTCCGAAGCGCAGATTCTTACCGGCGCATCCAATCTTCTGAAAGCTGGCCGCATACTCCTCACCATGGGACCGCATTCGGTAATAATCAAAAAGGGGGAACACGGGTCGCTGCTGTTTGGTAACGATACATTTTTTACCATTCCCGCCTATCCGGTCGAAACGGTCGCCGATCCCACCGGCGCGGGCGATACATTTGCCGGGGCGGTGATGGGATACTGCGCCAGAACGGGATCGACCACAACCGAAGCGCTCAAAAAAGCCGTTGTATACGGCGGGCTTGTGGCATCGTTCGGTGTCGAGGATTTCAGTCTCGATGCCTTGAGAGATATAACGTTTGCGGATGTGGAAAAGCGCATGGATCGCTTCCGCGCCATAACCTCTTTCTGA
- the rsfS gene encoding ribosome silencing factor: MSLNHDTEQNVDRIVDLIMEKKGEDIVVLDLRNITSVSDFFIIATGNSSVHVKAIADEVREKLKNNYSIKPWHVEGYEAQKWILLDYVDIVVHVFDAGTRTYYSIEKLWDDAGVRKIETDY; the protein is encoded by the coding sequence GTGAGTCTGAATCACGATACAGAGCAGAATGTTGACCGTATCGTTGATCTTATCATGGAAAAGAAGGGTGAAGATATCGTTGTGCTCGATCTGCGGAATATTACCAGTGTTTCGGACTTTTTTATCATTGCCACCGGCAATTCTTCCGTTCATGTGAAGGCAATCGCCGATGAAGTCAGGGAAAAGCTGAAAAATAATTACAGCATCAAACCGTGGCATGTCGAGGGGTATGAGGCACAAAAATGGATTCTGCTTGATTATGTCGATATCGTCGTGCATGTTTTCGATGCCGGAACACGGACGTATTATTCCATTGAAAAGCTCTGGGACGATGCCGGGGTTCGTAAAATCGAAACGGACTATTAA
- a CDS encoding LytR C-terminal domain-containing protein encodes MTTITKITVLVSATVLCLSLGSLIILNNSQRRQEAKPPVKFDSLVRVAVLNGCGREGLASLCARRLRDEGFDVVNGMGGNADSFDFDVSVIVDRRGDARKVRMIADKTGIREIINQHSDNPYIIEDIVFIIGRDWDTLSLFKEEGKD; translated from the coding sequence ATGACCACGATAACCAAAATTACCGTACTGGTGTCCGCCACAGTGCTCTGTCTTTCTCTCGGTTCGCTTATAATTCTCAATAACTCACAACGCCGTCAGGAGGCCAAGCCCCCGGTGAAGTTCGATTCACTTGTCAGGGTTGCCGTGCTGAACGGCTGCGGAAGAGAGGGCCTTGCGTCATTGTGCGCCCGCAGGCTTCGCGATGAGGGATTCGATGTTGTCAATGGAATGGGAGGAAACGCCGATTCATTCGATTTTGATGTTTCGGTTATCGTCGACCGGAGAGGGGATGCCCGTAAAGTGCGGATGATTGCGGACAAGACCGGTATCAGGGAAATAATAAACCAGCACTCCGATAATCCATATATTATTGAAGATATCGTTTTTATAATAGGTCGTGACTGGGATACCCTGAGTCTTTTCAAAGAGGAGGGTAAAGATTGA
- a CDS encoding aspartate 1-decarboxylase, whose translation MQRIILKSKIHNATITQADLEYEGSISIDEDFLIMTDIVEHERVQVVNLNNGERFETYVICAEKKSGIIGLNGPAARLGQKGDRVHILSYAVVDDNERMNFRQKTVFLDHNNTVTRRK comes from the coding sequence ATGCAGAGAATAATCCTGAAATCCAAAATTCATAATGCGACTATAACCCAGGCTGATCTTGAATACGAAGGCAGCATCTCGATAGACGAAGATTTTTTGATAATGACCGACATCGTTGAACATGAACGCGTCCAGGTTGTCAACCTCAATAATGGCGAGCGGTTCGAGACCTATGTAATATGCGCGGAGAAAAAATCCGGGATAATCGGTCTTAACGGACCGGCGGCGCGGCTCGGGCAAAAAGGCGACCGGGTGCATATTCTTTCGTATGCCGTTGTCGATGACAATGAAAGGATGAATTTCAGACAAAAAACGGTTTTTCTTGACCACAATAACACCGTAACCAGGAGAAAATAA
- a CDS encoding flavin reductase family protein, whose amino-acid sequence MQIETPFTKAIVKKYPEQVVIVLAKEHSGRVNPITIGWTMLTSHEPPMMAFSVGVTRYSLDVLREAKECVIAYPSENQAEAALFFGTRSGRDTDKLALSDVRTAPASLVDCVLMDDAVANFEGRITGEIKTGDHVIFACEIVAAHVNPDAPGRLYTVGTGYRMSGISVKNQ is encoded by the coding sequence ATGCAGATCGAAACGCCGTTTACCAAAGCGATCGTGAAAAAATATCCCGAACAGGTTGTGATCGTTCTTGCGAAGGAGCACTCGGGCAGGGTCAATCCCATTACAATCGGCTGGACCATGCTTACCTCGCATGAGCCACCCATGATGGCTTTCTCCGTGGGGGTGACACGGTATTCGCTCGATGTGCTCCGTGAGGCGAAGGAATGTGTCATCGCTTATCCGTCCGAGAATCAGGCTGAAGCGGCGCTCTTTTTTGGGACACGATCGGGGCGGGATACCGATAAACTGGCGCTTTCGGATGTCAGAACCGCTCCTGCAAGCTTGGTTGACTGTGTCCTTATGGACGATGCGGTCGCGAATTTCGAAGGCCGGATTACCGGGGAGATAAAAACCGGCGACCATGTGATTTTTGCCTGCGAGATCGTTGCGGCACACGTTAACCCGGACGCTCCCGGAAGACTGTATACGGTTGGAACCGGATACCGGATGTCGGGAATTTCAGTGAAAAACCAGTAG
- the panC gene encoding pantoate--beta-alanine ligase produces the protein MDVVTDIDEMRLVSERKRAEGKTVGFVPTMGAVHEGHLSLVRRARELSDFVVVSIFVNPTQFSPGEDFRKYPRDLESDARAIESVGADLIFAPESRDMYPGGYATYIIVENLTKELCGHSRPTHFRGVTTVVAKLFAIVNPHMAVFGQKDAQQVAVVKRMVRDLNIPVTIEVSPVVREPDGLAMSSRNRYLTPEQRSSATVLYRSLCLAADSVASGVTSSNDIIRKVRSTIRKTDGAKIDYVYIVDPDEISHVERIGENALLAVAVWFGKTRLIDNIVLHGKKG, from the coding sequence ATAGATGTAGTAACAGACATAGATGAGATGCGGCTCGTTTCGGAACGGAAGCGCGCCGAAGGTAAAACGGTCGGGTTCGTGCCCACAATGGGCGCCGTCCACGAGGGGCACCTGAGCCTTGTCAGGCGCGCACGAGAACTGTCCGATTTCGTTGTGGTAAGCATTTTTGTCAATCCCACCCAGTTCAGCCCCGGTGAAGATTTCAGGAAATATCCCCGCGATCTCGAAAGCGATGCCCGCGCGATTGAATCGGTCGGCGCCGATCTAATTTTCGCTCCCGAATCCAGGGACATGTATCCCGGGGGATACGCGACCTATATAATTGTCGAAAACCTTACCAAAGAGCTCTGCGGCCATTCCCGGCCTACACATTTCCGCGGGGTGACCACGGTTGTTGCGAAACTTTTTGCCATTGTAAATCCGCATATGGCCGTTTTCGGCCAGAAGGATGCCCAGCAGGTGGCCGTGGTAAAACGCATGGTCAGGGATCTCAACATACCGGTCACAATTGAGGTAAGCCCTGTCGTCCGCGAGCCCGACGGCCTTGCGATGAGCTCGCGGAACAGGTACCTGACCCCCGAGCAGCGCAGCAGCGCAACCGTACTTTATCGATCCCTCTGTTTGGCGGCGGATAGTGTGGCTTCGGGTGTAACCTCGTCGAACGATATTATCCGGAAAGTCCGCAGCACAATAAGAAAGACCGACGGCGCAAAAATCGATTACGTTTATATTGTCGATCCCGATGAGATATCGCATGTCGAGCGGATCGGTGAAAACGCGCTTCTTGCTGTAGCGGTGTGGTTCGGCAAGACGCGGCTCATCGATAATATTGTGCTGCACGGAAAGAAAGGGTGA
- the cysK gene encoding cysteine synthase A: protein MNVADTILDLIGNTPMLRLKRINRGTVYAKAEFLNPGGSIKDRVARWIIEDAEQKGLLKPSSTIIEATSGNTGIGVALVGKLKGYRVIIVMPEDMSEERKKIVVALGAELILTPKETSITGAVEKAEELIARTPDSFKVGQFENPRNPEAHYKETAVEIWDQMEGRVDAFVAGVGSGGTLGGVGRYLKERLKNVHIVAVEPANSAALLGHEPGLHVIQGIGDGFVPPVLDVSLIDEVVTVTDDDAIETTRSLARIEGILAGTSSGANVWAAIRVGKKLGPGSRVVTVLPDRAERYFSTSLL, encoded by the coding sequence ATGAACGTTGCAGATACTATTCTTGATTTAATTGGCAATACACCCATGCTCCGTCTTAAAAGGATCAACAGGGGCACGGTGTATGCGAAAGCGGAGTTTTTAAATCCCGGGGGTTCGATCAAAGACCGTGTGGCGCGCTGGATTATCGAGGATGCCGAGCAGAAAGGGCTGCTGAAACCGTCTTCGACAATCATCGAAGCGACATCCGGAAACACCGGCATCGGCGTCGCGCTGGTCGGAAAGCTCAAGGGATATCGTGTCATAATCGTCATGCCCGAGGACATGAGCGAGGAACGCAAGAAAATCGTTGTCGCGCTCGGAGCCGAACTTATCCTTACACCGAAAGAGACGAGTATTACCGGAGCCGTGGAAAAAGCCGAGGAGCTTATCGCCAGAACACCGGATTCGTTCAAGGTCGGGCAGTTCGAAAATCCGCGGAATCCCGAAGCCCACTATAAAGAAACCGCCGTTGAAATCTGGGACCAGATGGAAGGCCGCGTCGATGCGTTTGTCGCCGGTGTGGGAAGCGGCGGAACTCTCGGCGGTGTCGGGCGTTATCTCAAGGAGCGGCTCAAAAACGTGCATATCGTCGCGGTGGAGCCGGCGAACTCCGCGGCACTCCTCGGCCATGAGCCCGGTCTGCATGTCATACAGGGTATTGGCGATGGATTTGTTCCGCCGGTTCTGGATGTCAGCCTTATCGACGAGGTTGTCACGGTGACCGATGATGATGCGATTGAAACAACCCGCAGTCTGGCGCGCATCGAGGGCATTCTTGCGGGGACTTCCTCGGGAGCGAATGTCTGGGCGGCGATTCGGGTCGGGAAAAAACTCGGGCCGGGAAGCCGTGTCGTAACCGTGCTCCCGGACAGAGCAGAACGATATTTTTCGACAAGCCTGCTCTGA